In a single window of the Streptomyces sp. NBC_00285 genome:
- a CDS encoding acetyl-CoA C-acetyltransferase produces the protein MPALLRDAVICEPVRTPVGGYGGVFRDVTAAELAATVVRAVLERTGIPPAAVDDVLLGQCYPNGEAPAIGRVAALDAGLPVEVPGLQIDRRCGSGLQAVITAAMQVQTGASDLVLAGGVESMSQAEFYTTDVRWGVRGAGTTLHDRLARGRVTSGGVNHPVSGGMLETAENLRREYAIPREEQDRLALRSHEKAVAAQSAGRFVDELVPVTVRTRKGETVVDTDEHPRPDSSLEKLARLRPVLGRQDPEATVTAGNASGQNDGASLCVVTHPERAAELGLRPLARLVSWAVVGVPPQTMGIGPVPATARALERAGLKLSDIDLIELNEAFAAQVLACTREWALTDADFERFNVNGSGISLGHPVGATGGRILATLLRELDRRQARYGLETMCLGGGQGLAAIFERTGNDAPGGR, from the coding sequence ATGCCCGCCCTCCTGCGTGACGCGGTGATCTGCGAACCCGTGCGTACCCCCGTCGGCGGCTACGGCGGAGTCTTCCGCGACGTGACGGCGGCCGAACTCGCCGCCACGGTCGTCCGTGCCGTCCTGGAACGCACCGGGATACCGCCCGCCGCCGTCGACGACGTCCTGCTCGGCCAGTGCTACCCCAACGGGGAGGCACCCGCCATCGGCCGCGTCGCCGCCCTGGACGCCGGCCTCCCGGTCGAGGTGCCAGGGCTCCAGATCGACCGCCGCTGCGGCTCCGGCCTCCAGGCGGTCATCACAGCGGCGATGCAGGTGCAGACCGGCGCGAGCGACCTCGTCCTCGCCGGCGGCGTCGAGTCCATGAGCCAGGCCGAGTTCTACACCACCGACGTCCGCTGGGGCGTACGCGGCGCCGGCACCACCCTGCACGACCGGCTGGCCCGCGGCCGCGTCACCTCCGGAGGCGTCAACCACCCCGTGTCCGGGGGCATGCTGGAGACCGCCGAGAACCTGCGACGCGAGTACGCCATCCCCCGCGAGGAACAGGACCGACTCGCCCTGCGCTCGCACGAGAAGGCCGTCGCCGCCCAGTCGGCGGGTCGCTTTGTGGACGAGCTCGTGCCCGTCACCGTTCGGACCCGGAAAGGCGAGACGGTCGTCGACACCGACGAACACCCGCGCCCCGACTCCTCGTTGGAGAAGCTCGCGAGGCTGCGGCCGGTGCTCGGCCGCCAGGACCCGGAGGCCACCGTCACGGCCGGCAACGCCAGCGGGCAGAACGACGGAGCCTCGCTCTGCGTGGTCACCCACCCGGAACGCGCCGCCGAACTCGGACTGCGCCCGCTGGCACGCCTGGTCTCCTGGGCCGTCGTGGGCGTGCCGCCTCAGACGATGGGTATCGGGCCCGTACCCGCGACCGCCCGCGCCCTGGAGCGAGCCGGGCTGAAGCTCTCCGACATCGACCTGATCGAACTCAACGAGGCCTTCGCCGCCCAGGTCCTGGCCTGCACCCGTGAATGGGCCCTGACCGACGCCGACTTCGAGCGGTTCAACGTCAACGGCTCCGGCATCTCGCTGGGCCACCCCGTCGGTGCCACCGGCGGCCGCATCCTCGCCACCCTGCTGCGCGAACTCGACCGCCGCCAGGCCCGTTACGGCCTGGAGACCATGTGCCTGGGCGGCGGACAGGGACTGGCAGCCATCTTCGAACGCACCGGCAACGACGCTCCTGGAGGACGCTGA